From Roseburia hominis, the proteins below share one genomic window:
- a CDS encoding PTS sugar transporter subunit IIC, giving the protein MTILSGVGLLLATLAGFSLFSMKMPKGQEAMGGMANAAIATFLIEAVHRYITGDLLGLEFFQTLGTTSGSLGGVAAAITVPISMGANPIFAVVAGVAVGGYGILPGFIAGYLVGLISPILERRLPEGLNIIAGALIIAPYARIIAILVDPVVNSTLLKIGGTISAAAEQSPLVMGFLLGGIIKMICTSPLSSMALTAMLGLDGLAMGIAAIACVGGSFTNGLIFARLKLGARSNVIAVMLEPLTQADIITSNPIPIYCSNFFGGGLAGIAAATLGIVNNAPGTASPIPGLLAPFAFNPPLTVLLALALAILGGTTAGLVGSIIFKKRFTRQTAEAALSIPADAVLE; this is encoded by the coding sequence ATGACTATTCTTTCCGGAGTCGGACTATTACTCGCTACACTCGCAGGGTTCTCCCTGTTCAGTATGAAGATGCCTAAAGGTCAAGAAGCCATGGGTGGTATGGCAAATGCCGCCATCGCTACTTTTCTGATCGAGGCAGTGCATCGCTATATTACTGGCGACCTGCTTGGTCTTGAATTTTTCCAGACACTTGGCACTACTTCCGGCAGCCTTGGCGGCGTCGCAGCGGCAATCACGGTTCCCATCAGCATGGGCGCCAATCCGATATTCGCAGTAGTCGCCGGAGTTGCTGTTGGGGGTTACGGCATACTCCCCGGCTTCATCGCAGGATATCTGGTAGGACTGATTTCTCCGATCCTCGAGCGCAGGCTGCCGGAAGGGTTAAATATCATCGCAGGTGCGCTGATCATTGCCCCCTACGCCAGAATCATCGCTATTTTAGTTGACCCCGTTGTAAATTCTACACTTTTAAAGATTGGCGGAACCATTTCCGCAGCCGCAGAGCAGTCTCCGCTTGTCATGGGCTTCCTGCTTGGCGGTATTATTAAAATGATCTGTACCTCTCCGCTTAGTTCTATGGCGCTCACTGCCATGCTGGGACTTGACGGACTGGCGATGGGAATCGCAGCCATCGCATGTGTGGGCGGCTCCTTTACGAATGGACTTATCTTCGCACGCCTGAAACTCGGCGCCAGAAGTAACGTGATCGCGGTCATGCTGGAGCCTCTGACCCAGGCAGATATTATCACCTCCAACCCGATTCCGATTTACTGCTCCAACTTCTTCGGCGGAGGGCTGGCAGGAATCGCAGCAGCCACACTTGGGATCGTAAATAATGCGCCGGGAACTGCATCCCCGATTCCGGGACTTCTGGCCCCCTTCGCATTCAATCCGCCGCTTACCGTACTTCTGGCTCTGGCACTCGCGATCCTGGGCGGAACCACGGCAGGTCTTGTGGGCTCCATCATTTTCAAAAAGCGATTCACCAGACAAACAGCAGAAGCAGCCTTATCCATTCCGGCCGATGCCGTTCTGGAATAA
- a CDS encoding lysylphosphatidylglycerol synthase transmembrane domain-containing protein — protein sequence MADAVSSREEQEETANRYPDRKKRILNAVFLAIVFVLTLYSVFRGEDLRGVLRAITRVNPWYLLPAVAGVIVFIWGESIIIHYMLGTLDIYTRKWTCFQYSCVGFFFSAITPSASGGQPMQIYYMRKKKIPVPVATLVLMIVTITYKMVLVFIGLFVVLFQRGFVHRYLEGILPIFYLGVGLNVACCISMSVLVFHSSLAKWIMLKGLALLEHFHILKKKPERGRRLAASMDQYNATAAYLGSHGRVIFHVMLITFFQRFALFFVTWFVYLAFGLHGTSMYDVVMLQAIVSVSVDMLPLPGGMGISENLFLIIFRTVFAGGLLLPGMVLSRGIAYYVQLLFSAVMTAFLHLTIKETADERCCRR from the coding sequence GTGGCAGATGCGGTAAGCAGTCGGGAAGAGCAGGAAGAGACGGCCAATCGTTACCCGGACAGGAAGAAGAGAATCTTAAATGCCGTGTTTTTGGCGATCGTATTCGTTCTTACCTTGTACAGTGTATTCAGAGGAGAGGATCTGCGGGGTGTCCTTCGGGCAATCACGCGGGTGAATCCATGGTATCTGCTCCCGGCAGTGGCGGGAGTGATCGTTTTCATCTGGGGTGAGTCGATCATTATCCACTATATGCTTGGAACGCTGGATATTTATACGAGGAAATGGACCTGCTTCCAGTATTCGTGTGTGGGATTTTTCTTTAGTGCGATCACACCTTCTGCCAGCGGCGGGCAGCCGATGCAGATCTACTATATGAGAAAGAAAAAAATACCGGTGCCGGTGGCGACGCTGGTGTTGATGATCGTTACGATTACATATAAAATGGTCCTTGTGTTTATCGGATTGTTTGTGGTCTTGTTCCAGAGGGGATTTGTGCATCGGTATCTGGAAGGGATCCTGCCGATCTTCTACCTGGGGGTGGGGCTCAATGTGGCGTGCTGTATATCGATGTCGGTATTGGTATTTCACTCGTCCCTGGCGAAATGGATCATGCTGAAAGGGCTTGCGTTATTAGAACACTTTCATATTTTGAAGAAAAAGCCGGAGAGAGGGCGAAGGCTTGCGGCATCCATGGATCAGTATAATGCCACCGCGGCCTATCTTGGCAGCCACGGAAGGGTGATTTTCCACGTGATGCTGATTACCTTTTTTCAGAGGTTCGCGCTGTTTTTTGTGACCTGGTTCGTGTATCTGGCGTTCGGGCTTCACGGAACCAGTATGTATGATGTGGTGATGCTCCAGGCTATTGTATCGGTCTCGGTTGATATGCTGCCGCTTCCGGGCGGAATGGGAATCAGTGAGAATCTGTTTCTGATTATTTTCCGTACCGTCTTTGCCGGGGGACTCCTTCTTCCGGGAATGGTCCTGAGCAGAGGAATTGCATATTATGTGCAGCTTTTATTCAGTGCTGTGATGACGGCTTTCCTGCATTTGACGATAAAGGAAACGGCGGATGAGAGGTGTTGCAGAAGATAG
- a CDS encoding aminoglycoside phosphotransferase family protein, whose translation MDQASPIQIAEVIANFRYEGRLVKGGVYGSGHINDTYLLIFEIADMGRIKVILQRMNKSIFQKPVELMENIMGVTTYLRDKIKENGGDSERETLNVIQALDGKSYYRDSQGDYWRSYKFITDATSYDQVEKPEHFYQSAVTFGNFQCLLADYPAETLHETIKGFHDTKARFAVFKKAVEEDVAGRAASVQKEIQFVLDREDIANYFSDLQAAGEIPLRVTHNDTKLNNIMIDNETGKGICVIDLDTVMPGLAVHDFGDSIRFGASTAAEDEKDLSKVSCSMELFELYTKGFLEGCKGRLTEKEIELLPMGAKCMTYECGMRFLTDYLQGDTYFKVHREGHNLDRCRTQLRLVEDMEQKWDQMQAIVRKYS comes from the coding sequence ATGGATCAGGCATCACCAATTCAGATTGCTGAGGTAATTGCGAATTTTCGTTATGAAGGAAGATTGGTAAAAGGCGGCGTTTATGGAAGCGGTCATATCAACGACACCTATCTTCTGATATTTGAGATTGCCGATATGGGTAGGATTAAGGTCATTTTGCAGAGGATGAATAAAAGTATTTTCCAGAAGCCGGTGGAACTTATGGAGAATATTATGGGGGTCACGACGTATCTCCGTGATAAGATTAAAGAAAATGGCGGGGACTCGGAGAGAGAGACGCTGAATGTGATTCAGGCGTTGGACGGAAAATCTTATTATCGTGATTCACAAGGAGATTACTGGCGTTCTTATAAGTTCATCACGGATGCGACCAGTTATGACCAGGTGGAGAAGCCGGAGCATTTTTATCAGAGTGCAGTAACCTTTGGTAATTTCCAGTGTCTTCTGGCGGATTATCCGGCGGAGACGCTGCATGAGACGATCAAGGGATTCCATGACACGAAGGCAAGATTTGCGGTATTTAAGAAGGCTGTAGAGGAAGATGTGGCGGGCAGAGCAGCGTCCGTGCAGAAAGAGATTCAATTTGTTCTCGACAGGGAAGATATTGCAAATTATTTTTCCGATCTGCAGGCGGCTGGAGAGATTCCTCTTCGAGTAACGCATAATGATACGAAGTTGAATAATATCATGATCGACAATGAGACCGGAAAGGGCATCTGTGTTATTGATTTGGATACGGTTATGCCAGGGCTTGCTGTACATGATTTTGGGGATTCCATTCGGTTTGGGGCAAGTACCGCGGCTGAGGACGAGAAGGATTTGAGTAAGGTATCGTGCAGCATGGAGTTGTTCGAACTTTACACGAAAGGTTTCCTGGAAGGCTGTAAGGGACGGCTGACCGAGAAGGAGATTGAGCTTCTTCCTATGGGAGCGAAGTGTATGACTTATGAATGTGGAATGCGTTTCCTGACGGATTATCTGCAGGGGGATACCTATTTTAAGGTTCACAGAGAAGGTCATAATCTGGATCGCTGCCGGACGCAGTTAAGGCTCGTGGAAGACATGGAGCAGAAATGGGACCAGATGCAGGCGATCGTTAGAAAGTATTCATAA
- a CDS encoding ABC transporter substrate-binding protein: MKKKFMCALLCVAMIAATLVGCGGKSGDGDSKGGDKLVYWAMWSENEPQANVIKEAVAKYTEDTGVEVDLQFKGRNGQREGLQPALDAKQQIDLFDEDVNRVNGTWGAYLLDLEELAKDYESKYGNEILFAIARNAYGQTHDGDATLHTIPYQPSIFGFFYNKTLFAKAGVEAAPQTWEELDAACAKLKKAGITPITADDAYMTSFIGYHLARYIGQDGVKSLVTGKEVNGVTVTWDDERVLAAAESFADFASKGYFSANIATNAYPTGQNQEFAPGDAAMVICGSWLPNEAKESVASDLEWGYFNYPSVPNGTDDNTANNIANQVFGINKDSKMAEQAFELITYITTGEFDKKMTEQALCIPTDKSNTDWPAELKEVSGPFNSTTTYYDWAAGVESNNDLTPTLSESTLELAGGKLDAAGFVAAMKKAAGQ, translated from the coding sequence ATGAAAAAGAAGTTCATGTGCGCATTATTATGCGTAGCAATGATTGCTGCCACACTGGTTGGATGCGGTGGAAAATCCGGTGATGGAGACAGCAAGGGCGGCGACAAGCTGGTGTACTGGGCTATGTGGAGTGAGAACGAGCCGCAGGCCAACGTTATCAAAGAAGCAGTTGCCAAGTATACGGAAGACACCGGCGTTGAGGTTGACTTACAGTTCAAGGGACGTAATGGACAGAGAGAAGGTCTTCAGCCGGCACTTGATGCAAAACAGCAGATCGACCTTTTCGATGAAGATGTTAACCGTGTAAATGGTACATGGGGCGCTTACCTGTTGGATCTGGAAGAACTTGCAAAAGATTACGAGAGCAAGTATGGTAATGAAATCCTGTTTGCAATTGCTCGTAATGCATATGGCCAGACTCATGACGGAGATGCAACCTTACATACTATTCCGTATCAGCCGTCTATCTTTGGTTTCTTCTACAACAAGACCTTATTTGCTAAGGCCGGCGTTGAAGCAGCTCCGCAGACATGGGAAGAGCTTGATGCGGCTTGTGCTAAATTAAAAAAAGCAGGCATCACACCGATTACCGCAGATGACGCTTATATGACATCCTTCATCGGATATCATCTTGCAAGGTACATCGGACAGGATGGCGTTAAGTCTCTTGTTACAGGCAAGGAAGTTAACGGCGTAACAGTTACCTGGGATGATGAGAGAGTACTTGCAGCAGCAGAGAGCTTTGCAGATTTCGCTTCTAAAGGATATTTCTCAGCAAATATCGCTACTAACGCATATCCGACAGGACAGAATCAGGAATTCGCTCCTGGCGATGCAGCAATGGTAATCTGTGGTTCTTGGCTTCCGAACGAAGCAAAAGAGTCTGTAGCATCAGATCTTGAATGGGGATACTTCAACTATCCGTCAGTTCCGAACGGAACCGATGACAACACTGCAAACAACATTGCAAACCAGGTATTTGGTATCAACAAAGATTCCAAGATGGCTGAGCAGGCGTTTGAACTGATTACTTACATTACAACAGGCGAGTTCGATAAGAAGATGACAGAGCAGGCTCTGTGTATCCCGACTGATAAGTCAAACACCGACTGGCCGGCAGAATTGAAGGAAGTTAGTGGACCGTTCAATTCAACAACTACCTATTATGATTGGGCAGCAGGCGTTGAGAGCAACAACGACCTTACACCGACATTGTCAGAGAGCACACTTGAACTTGCAGGCGGCAAGCTTGACGCAGCAGGATTCGTTGCAGCAATGAAGAAGGCAGCAGGTCAATAA
- a CDS encoding carbohydrate ABC transporter permease has translation MAKEKENKVKDKINWKRELKLAPGYIIIILWIIFTFMLLGWIVAASFSTTADIFAGKALKFPTGLHFENYAQAWGSGGVATFFMNSLLYSLTSCALLIIICAPAAYVLARFTFLGNKVIQTSFVSAMGIPITMIVLPLFCVVANMGILNNVAASKVTLIFLYIGINIPYTTIFLLTFFSNLSRTYEEAAAIDGCPPTKTFWKIMFPMAQSGLVTVTIFNFINIWNEYFLSLIFANSNELRPVAVGLYGMLQSMQYTGNWAGMFAAVIIVFLPTFILYLFLSEKIIGGVTGGIKG, from the coding sequence ATGGCGAAAGAAAAAGAAAACAAAGTAAAGGATAAAATTAACTGGAAACGAGAACTGAAACTGGCTCCTGGATATATCATCATTATTTTATGGATTATCTTTACCTTTATGTTATTGGGGTGGATCGTTGCGGCGAGCTTTTCTACAACGGCAGATATTTTTGCAGGAAAAGCGTTGAAATTCCCTACGGGACTGCACTTTGAGAATTATGCTCAGGCATGGGGCTCCGGCGGTGTTGCAACATTCTTTATGAATTCACTTCTGTATTCCCTGACGTCATGTGCACTTTTGATCATAATCTGTGCGCCGGCAGCATATGTACTTGCCAGATTTACGTTCCTGGGAAATAAAGTGATTCAGACAAGCTTTGTATCTGCAATGGGTATCCCGATCACCATGATCGTTCTTCCGCTTTTCTGCGTTGTGGCGAACATGGGAATTCTGAACAATGTAGCGGCAAGTAAGGTCACTTTGATTTTCCTGTATATCGGAATCAACATTCCGTATACGACGATTTTCCTTTTGACATTCTTCTCGAACCTGTCTCGTACCTATGAGGAGGCTGCGGCGATTGACGGCTGTCCTCCGACGAAGACATTCTGGAAGATCATGTTCCCGATGGCACAGTCCGGACTGGTCACGGTAACCATTTTCAATTTCATTAATATTTGGAATGAGTATTTCCTGTCACTTATTTTTGCGAACAGCAATGAGCTTAGACCGGTAGCGGTAGGTCTTTACGGAATGCTGCAGTCTATGCAGTACACAGGCAACTGGGCCGGAATGTTTGCGGCAGTTATCATCGTATTTCTTCCGACATTTATCTTATATCTCTTCTTGTCCGAGAAGATTATCGGTGGCGTAACCGGCGGTATCAAGGGTTAA
- a CDS encoding response regulator, protein MKFYLIDDDRNVLNLLKRIIRDRGLGEICGTALNGQDALEDIATLRPDIIIVDLLMPEMDGITFVKKARTLLPDTACIMLSQVVSKDMIGNAYECGVEFYIQKPVNSIEVESVIKRVSQSLTAKRTLEKVQNIFMEQKPVSSPLSPPEPTEKPHVIRLRGILQKLGIIGEKGSKDIITLVDYLIEHGEKMQDATLEELCRRFSDSPKTMEQRIRRTAISGMVNLANLGLEDYSNDIFVTYANSLYNFEQVRREMDYIRGKSEKHGNVKIKNFLNSLMLACMDS, encoded by the coding sequence ATGAAATTCTATTTGATTGACGATGACAGAAATGTATTAAACCTTTTAAAAAGAATCATACGTGACCGCGGGTTAGGGGAAATCTGCGGCACCGCGCTAAACGGGCAGGACGCGCTGGAAGACATCGCCACCTTGCGCCCCGACATCATAATCGTGGATCTTTTGATGCCGGAAATGGACGGAATTACCTTTGTCAAAAAAGCGCGCACCCTTCTTCCGGATACCGCCTGCATCATGCTCTCTCAGGTCGTTTCTAAGGATATGATCGGAAATGCCTACGAATGCGGCGTGGAATTCTACATTCAAAAACCGGTGAACAGCATTGAGGTGGAATCCGTGATCAAACGAGTCAGCCAGTCCCTTACAGCAAAGCGCACGCTGGAAAAAGTACAGAATATTTTTATGGAACAAAAGCCAGTTTCCTCCCCCTTATCCCCACCGGAGCCGACGGAGAAACCGCATGTGATCCGCCTCAGGGGTATTCTTCAAAAGCTGGGGATCATCGGAGAAAAAGGGAGCAAGGATATCATAACTCTCGTCGATTATCTGATCGAGCACGGCGAGAAAATGCAGGACGCGACCCTTGAGGAATTGTGCAGGCGTTTCAGCGACAGCCCGAAGACCATGGAACAGCGTATCCGCCGCACCGCCATAAGCGGTATGGTCAATCTGGCAAACCTGGGACTTGAGGACTATTCGAACGATATTTTTGTCACATATGCGAACAGCCTGTATAATTTCGAGCAGGTCCGCCGGGAAATGGACTATATTCGCGGAAAAAGCGAAAAGCATGGCAATGTAAAGATTAAGAATTTTCTAAATTCACTGATGCTTGCCTGCATGGATTCATAA
- a CDS encoding ATP-binding protein: MREKHDNDPSQILLISVCVIIGAQINMNLFIDDFVISIGILVIPVTFILTGKYPVLPVTFLSAAGVLASRVLAHWFRYETLNVRGYFPEMIFYLVYGLLFYLYCKRRENVVNGQAIPFLFFFDYFSNLTELLLRLHADAFTSKTQISILLIAFSRALILWGTFTVLDHYKFSLLNRAHAQRYQRLLLLITKLNGEVLWMKKNTGLIEETMNSSYRLYRELDGYELPPELSRDALRVTRDIHEIKKEYALILRGLSDALDLNMNDEGMYLEDILTVLKNSLTRSCPEGKQLEVHTDIEENLYTRDHYFLMSILRNLFNNALEAADEPLISLIFRQRQTDERYLFEVEDHGPGIDPEDLSEIFSPGFSTKINYETGEVNRGLGLGIVQDMVENQWHGEISVTSHPGQTIFRIQIPKKYWRGHSE; encoded by the coding sequence ATGAGAGAAAAACATGACAATGACCCCAGTCAGATTTTGCTGATCAGTGTCTGTGTTATCATCGGCGCCCAGATTAACATGAATCTTTTTATTGACGATTTTGTGATTTCCATCGGTATCCTTGTGATTCCGGTGACGTTCATTCTGACCGGAAAATATCCTGTGCTGCCCGTTACCTTTCTGTCGGCTGCCGGTGTACTCGCATCGCGAGTACTGGCGCATTGGTTTCGTTATGAAACATTGAATGTGCGCGGCTATTTTCCGGAAATGATCTTCTATCTGGTCTACGGACTTTTGTTTTATTTGTATTGCAAAAGAAGGGAAAACGTAGTAAATGGGCAGGCAATTCCCTTCCTCTTTTTCTTTGATTATTTTTCCAACCTGACGGAATTGCTCCTTCGCCTACACGCGGACGCATTTACCTCGAAAACACAGATCAGCATTCTCCTGATAGCGTTTTCCAGGGCACTGATTCTCTGGGGCACGTTCACAGTGCTCGACCACTACAAATTCAGTCTGTTAAATCGCGCCCACGCTCAGCGTTACCAGCGTCTTCTGCTGCTCATTACCAAACTGAACGGCGAGGTTCTATGGATGAAGAAGAATACCGGGCTTATCGAGGAAACCATGAATTCCTCCTACCGTCTCTATCGGGAGCTTGACGGATATGAACTCCCGCCGGAGCTTTCCAGGGACGCCCTGAGGGTCACCAGAGACATTCACGAGATCAAAAAGGAATATGCCCTGATCCTCCGCGGCCTTTCCGATGCATTAGACCTGAATATGAACGACGAAGGAATGTATTTGGAAGACATTTTAACTGTTTTAAAGAACAGCCTGACGCGCTCATGCCCCGAGGGCAAACAGCTTGAAGTGCATACTGACATCGAGGAAAATCTGTATACCAGAGATCACTATTTTCTCATGTCCATTCTGCGCAACTTGTTCAATAACGCCCTGGAGGCCGCCGACGAGCCGCTTATTTCCCTGATTTTTCGTCAGCGGCAGACTGACGAGCGATATCTCTTTGAGGTGGAAGATCACGGGCCGGGAATTGATCCGGAAGACTTAAGCGAAATCTTCTCTCCCGGCTTTTCCACGAAGATCAACTATGAGACCGGAGAGGTAAATCGCGGTCTGGGACTTGGCATCGTTCAGGATATGGTGGAGAATCAGTGGCACGGCGAGATTTCCGTCACTTCCCACCCGGGACAGACGATTTTCAGGATTCAGATACCCAAAAAATATTGGAGAGGACACAGCGAATGA
- a CDS encoding sugar ABC transporter permease, with translation MKKNKKMIVGFLAPAVIIFLIVFLYPIVRTIMMSLFKIDSVTDAMENWTFIGLGNYQKLFTTAIFRKAMFNIFRIWSIGGAVVMVLSLLFAVILTSGIRGKKFFRAIIYLPNIVSAVALATMWLQYVYSPKFGLLKTFFDALGLHSLADTPWLDTDHKFWALLFAYCFGMVGYHMLIWMSGIERISPELYEAATIDGANLPQQFRYMTLPLLKGVFKTNITMWSVSSAAFFVWSQLFSSVTANEATIVPVQYMYMHTFGAGNAVTERNAGYGAAIGLILCLCVVLIFTICNKLIRDDDLEF, from the coding sequence ATGAAGAAGAATAAGAAAATGATCGTTGGCTTTTTGGCGCCTGCAGTCATCATCTTCCTCATCGTATTTTTATATCCGATTGTCCGTACAATTATGATGAGTCTTTTCAAGATTGATTCAGTAACTGACGCAATGGAGAATTGGACATTTATTGGTCTTGGCAACTATCAGAAATTGTTCACAACGGCAATTTTTAGGAAAGCAATGTTTAACATCTTCAGAATATGGTCGATCGGTGGGGCGGTCGTAATGGTGTTATCACTGCTTTTTGCAGTTATTCTTACAAGCGGAATCAGAGGAAAGAAATTCTTCCGTGCTATCATCTATCTGCCGAATATTGTAAGTGCGGTAGCTCTTGCAACGATGTGGCTGCAATATGTATATAGCCCGAAGTTTGGACTTCTGAAAACATTTTTTGATGCTCTGGGACTTCATTCTTTGGCGGATACGCCGTGGCTGGATACGGATCATAAGTTCTGGGCATTGTTATTTGCATATTGTTTTGGTATGGTCGGATATCATATGCTGATCTGGATGAGCGGAATCGAGAGAATCAGCCCGGAGCTTTACGAAGCGGCTACCATTGACGGAGCGAACCTTCCGCAGCAGTTCCGTTATATGACTCTTCCGCTTTTGAAGGGCGTATTTAAGACCAATATTACCATGTGGTCTGTTAGTTCGGCAGCGTTCTTCGTCTGGTCGCAGTTGTTCTCGAGCGTTACGGCGAACGAGGCGACGATCGTTCCGGTGCAGTACATGTATATGCATACGTTCGGCGCAGGTAATGCGGTAACAGAGCGTAATGCAGGATACGGCGCGGCAATCGGTCTGATTCTTTGCCTGTGCGTGGTCCTTATATTCACGATTTGTAACAAGTTGATCAGAGATGATGATTTGGAATTCTAG
- a CDS encoding phosphatidylserine decarboxylase: MKYIDREGNITIEDSGQDRLLKWLYTHHAGRGIIRILIRPGVSKLAGRLLGQRWSTCLISPFIKRNHINMSCYEKKIYPSYNAFFTRKLKEGKRCLPADERVLVSPCDGKLSVYPIGSGTEKGRFCIKHTEYTVRSLLRSKYLADRFEGGYVCVFRLTVDDYHRYCYAANGRKSRNRRIQGFFHTVNPAANAVYPIYKENTREYSLLKSDHFKTILMMEVGALMVGKITNYHGACEVKRGQEKGRFEFGGSTVVLMLQKDAVQIDADLLENTRRGFETYVKMGERIGVGK; the protein is encoded by the coding sequence ATGAAGTATATTGACAGAGAGGGAAATATTACGATAGAGGATTCCGGGCAGGACAGATTGCTGAAATGGTTGTATACGCATCACGCGGGACGGGGGATTATTCGTATTTTGATTAGGCCGGGCGTGTCGAAGCTGGCGGGACGCCTGCTTGGTCAGCGCTGGTCCACCTGTCTGATCAGCCCGTTTATCAAAAGAAACCATATTAATATGAGTTGTTATGAAAAGAAAATATATCCTTCCTATAATGCGTTTTTTACAAGAAAATTAAAGGAAGGGAAGCGCTGTCTTCCGGCAGATGAGCGGGTGCTGGTCAGTCCGTGTGACGGCAAGCTGAGCGTGTATCCGATTGGTAGCGGGACGGAAAAGGGCAGATTTTGTATTAAGCATACGGAATATACGGTCCGGTCCCTGTTGCGCTCTAAATACCTTGCCGACAGGTTTGAGGGAGGATATGTATGCGTATTTCGGCTGACGGTGGACGACTATCATCGTTATTGTTATGCGGCCAACGGCCGGAAATCAAGAAACCGGCGTATTCAGGGATTTTTCCATACGGTGAATCCGGCAGCGAACGCGGTATATCCGATTTATAAAGAGAATACGAGAGAATATTCCCTGCTTAAAAGCGACCATTTTAAGACAATACTTATGATGGAGGTCGGTGCGCTTATGGTGGGAAAGATCACGAACTACCACGGTGCATGTGAGGTGAAAAGGGGGCAGGAGAAGGGAAGATTTGAGTTCGGCGGTTCGACTGTCGTGTTGATGCTGCAGAAAGACGCGGTACAGATCGATGCGGATCTTCTGGAAAATACACGCCGGGGATTTGAGACCTATGTGAAGATGGGGGAGCGGATCGGAGTCGGGAAGTAA
- a CDS encoding CDP-alcohol phosphatidyltransferase family protein translates to MIGFYDYTVVLTYISLAISMFGMTQAVHGYFRTAIFCLALSGLCDMFDGKIARTKKNRTEDEKAFGIQIDSLCDVVCFGAFPALICYLLGVRGPIGIAVIALYCVNSVIRLAFFNVMEAKNALVSETGEKFYRGLPITSMAIVLPMTFLLQFVVPDFVFRVLLHLALLIVGMLFILDFKLKKPKNSTLALLVVIVGAAVMVIFMFSRYRISFHPGWPWLGMKKLVV, encoded by the coding sequence ATGATAGGATTTTATGATTATACAGTGGTTTTGACCTATATCAGCCTTGCGATTTCCATGTTTGGGATGACGCAGGCAGTTCACGGCTATTTCAGGACAGCAATTTTCTGTCTGGCGCTTTCGGGACTGTGTGATATGTTTGACGGAAAGATCGCCAGAACGAAAAAGAACCGGACGGAGGACGAGAAGGCGTTCGGAATTCAGATCGACTCCTTGTGTGATGTGGTATGTTTTGGAGCGTTTCCGGCTCTGATCTGCTACCTTCTCGGAGTGCGCGGACCAATCGGAATCGCAGTGATCGCGCTGTATTGTGTCAATTCGGTGATCCGGCTGGCATTCTTTAATGTGATGGAGGCGAAGAATGCGCTTGTGTCGGAGACTGGCGAGAAATTCTACCGGGGACTTCCGATCACGTCCATGGCAATCGTCCTTCCGATGACGTTTCTTTTGCAATTTGTTGTGCCGGATTTTGTATTTCGCGTTTTGCTGCATTTGGCGCTTTTGATCGTGGGTATGCTGTTTATCCTTGATTTTAAATTGAAAAAACCGAAGAACTCTACTTTGGCGCTTCTTGTTGTGATCGTAGGGGCGGCAGTGATGGTGATCTTTATGTTCAGCCGTTACCGCATCAGCTTCCATCCGGGGTGGCCGTGGCTTGGAATGAAAAAGCTGGTCGTGTAA